The following nucleotide sequence is from Salvia miltiorrhiza cultivar Shanhuang (shh) chromosome 7, IMPLAD_Smil_shh, whole genome shotgun sequence.
AcacactcatctccaagattttgagatgacgaTCATGCACCAGTCAAATGATGAGCAGCAAGACTATGTTAAattgatactcttcccttttaccttggtggacaatgCGAGAAGATagctgtatgacctacccgcGGGCAGTGTCACCACTTGAGCACAACTGCAACTAGGTTTTCTTGGAGAAATTATTCCCAGCATCAagagtggagcggatgagatgggatatccACAGTATAAGGTAAGATGGGCTAGAATTCTTCTATGAGTACTGGACGCGATTCAAGAGGATGTTGAGCAACTGTCCTCACCATCAAATTTCTCCAAAAGATCAAATGGAAAGCTtcgtaaagggcatgcggaggaatGATCGCAGTTCGGTCCTGGCAGCCTGtaatggatcattgatgagTAAAACTCCAATGGAAATCTTTCAactgttgggcaccatggcagaagaatcacgcgatgaaggGCATGAAAGAAATCTGGAAATACCGAGAAAAAGTGAAGAGAAAGAGGAGATATCCAAGCTGGAGAAAACTATGGCAAAAATTATGAATCAAAGAACTTCTTTCGGGtctgactataccgaagaaggttcatcagtgtggcctttgcgacgCTACAGGGCACCAATCTGAAAACTGTCCTAATTTCGGTGAGGACATTGTTGATGTTAATGCTATTGgtggacatgatgggaatccacgtAAGTATGATCCCTTCTCAAACACTTACAATCCGGGATGGAGGAATCATCCTAATTTcaggtggaagcaagatggttaACCCCAGCAGTAGAACAACATGGGAGCACCAATGCAATGCCCACAGTATAATCAAaaccaacatcaacaacaaTACCAGGCAGGACCACCACAACAATACCACAATCAGAATCAACAACAACTTTCTTACCAACCACCACATAGAGAGCACCATGGGAGGAAGCTATAGAGAACATGGCCAAGAAGAGCGAGaaatttcgcaatgaaattcgcGCTGGTATGAACCAGACCAACCAGCAgattagtcatttgactaaagCAGTGGCCAAACAGGAAGAGAATGCCGGTAAACTCCCAACCATGGGGATCAACCCTAGAGAACATGCTCAGGTCGTTCTAACCAAGTTTGCAGAAGGAGAGGATGATGAAGGAGAGTTGTTGGCCGAAGCTGAACTGATCCAAGGAAATCTAAAAAAAGATGGTGATGGTCCAACCGCGGAACAGGCTGGAGGTAGCAATCTAACCGATGCACCCTATCCAGGACGCCTGAGACAGAAGGCCAAGGAGaaagaagcaagtgaaatgataaAGATGTTCCAGAAAGTGGAGTTAAGCATACCCCTACTTGATGCCATCAAACAAATTCCAAAGTATGCTAAATTCTTGAAGGACCTTTGTTCGAGAAAGgtgaagatggaggaagaagtcTGATATGTGATGGGTGAAAGTGTTTCGGCTGTGATCCAACGGAAGTTACCCACAAAGCGGAAGGATCCGGGAATGTTAACCATTCCGTGCAACATTGGTGGAACAAACATTGATAAAGCGATGATGGACTTGGGAGCTTCCATAAATGTGATGTCATTGGCCATTTACAAGAGGTTGAACATTGGGGCAATGAGAAATACcggtgtggtcatacagttggccGACAGATCCAATGCCTATCCTGAAGGAGTGGTAGAGGACGTACTGATTAAAGTTGGGGATTTGATCTTCCTAGCCGACTTTTATGTTCTGGACACCGGTCCAGAAACTGGAGAGAATGCTATATTATTGGAAAGGCCATTCATGATGACCACTGGAACAAAAATTGATATGAAGACCGGAATCCTTAACATGTGAGTTTGATGGAGTCCAGGAAGAGTTCAACATCTATGAAACCATGAAGAGAAAGCAAGAAATGGAAACGGTGGACATGATCGATGTGTTTGAACCCCTAGTGCAAGAACAAGAATTGGTTTTGGTTCAGGGGATACGACAGAAAAAGTAATTCAGTATGGCCTAACCGATTGAGATGCAGAGCATATGGAGGATGAGGATATGAAAGAAGCCATCATGGAGCTTTACTCTCTCCGAGAAAGCACTTTGGAAGTTGAGATGGAAGTAGATCAGAAAATTAAAGATATGATCCAGGAAGTCTATTCAGTTGGGGGGACAGCAGCAGGCAGACCAGAGTTATTGGttcagtatgggcagaacgagaagcttCTACCTTCTATAGTACAGGCACCCGTACTGGAACTCAAGAAGTTGCCCAAGCATTTGCAGTATGCTTACTTGGGTCCTGACAAAACACTTCaagtgtcgcagcccgacatctagccagtgatagcgtagattgggtatcgatacgactaataaaatgatagggtAAAAACAAGCGAACTAGAAGACTCATCAAGCGGAagttactaataattcaagttaaagcaataaaatatcatcaaacttaatagaaacatGGTCGGCTTCATACattcaaatgtatcaaggttctagtcaacgaaaacaaaagggagtatagttaaatatttacaatgattcataatgttcagggtagcacaacataacgtgatcagactatatgtatgaagacatatagctgagagtaacaatcctaattaagttcataGCTAGTCTTCAACTAATCACACTACCGTATAGGAGTAAAATACGGTACTAAAAAggtcgtctatgaacaacagccctccagcgatcccccaatctctctctttgctcatcctgcacatttagaaatacatgcacggctgagtataaaatactcagtggacataagccgaaaataaacaagctcactcttagagctatacatttaacttgccatttatacatcacacaggggATTTtccttaaaagaacctgtgtaagcaattgataaattataagcatcataaagtaatgaaaaatagactgcagtcataaatacttagcatgtagtaccacttctacaacttatcatcatcatggtactgagaagtaggcctccttctcaagcaccgtaaccggccgacctgacagtcggctcacggtcatttctgaccggccaacccggtatacagctcacagttacctccgtgtacacaatcccgcctttggcaggatccgaaatcgtttcatccgtagagggtaacatacaggctcgtcgtcatcaaaattcggcaagttaattagttcaaacatcaatttatcatcttaaaacttatagacatcatcaaaatcatcatttagaaagccagtaataggggtattagaaagtaatgcccacctggaaatttTAGCTTTGGTCCTCGTACTTCGGaaaaatcctacttatgcccttgactcgtgtcttcagatatcatcgttgACATAGACgattcatgtaataaaataaacgtcaatcagacaaatcctcactaggTTTTCTATTCTCATCTAAGTACTAGTCTTCCCTTCTCATTGTttccttgtaactaatcactctttgtaaccaaaacactcttataataatacttcctaaTTATTCATTGATTCCATTATCAACCACATACCAAAgttttgtgctctgtttttgtgtttgttttaagtctagatcgagtctttttccgtgtgtttgtgtggtttggtcgcctgggagggcatagTTCAATGACAGGAATCAACTTGCGTAGAACAAGCCaaaacgccagagaaatggagtATCAGAGGATTCACAAcgaagcgccagagagatccgTTCCTCTGGACGTAAGAGCAGAGGAATCAGCTTTGTCAGAGAAGTCAAGCTACCAGCGGGGAAACAAGTCCTCTGAACGACAGAGCAGAGATCATTCCTCTGGATCCAGCGGGGAAACAAGTCCTCTGAACGACAGAGCAGAGATCATTCCTCTGGATCCAGTGGGGAAGCAAGTCCTctgaccgccagagcagagaagtcaagctgccagaggagtcagcttCGACCAGAGGGATCCTCCGAACAGAGAAGTCAAGCTGGCAGAGGAGtcgaccagagcagagaagccaaGCTTCGCCAGAGGGGAAGTGAGTCCTCTGGATGCTTCGCCAGAGGGGAAGTGAGTCCTCTGGATGCTTCGCCAGAGGGGAAGTGAGTCCTCTGGATGTTTCGCCAGAAgggaagtgattcctctggaatCTCTGGAAGCTAGCGGaaaagcgattcctctgacgataaCAGAGTCCTCTGACCAGAGAGATCATCCGAGCAGCAAAATTCTCTGAAGCACTCCAAGGGTCAAAAACGctgtcacctctcgtgaaagaggtatgtgccAGAAGCAAAGGGATTGTGGAAGCAAGATTTTACCTTATGCCCagaagtaccgcacgagagctggcaggaGAGAGGAGCCAGGAAGGAAAGAAAAGACAGAGGCATGACAGACAGACGAAGAAGAAGAGCAAGTGGGAGTCCGAGAAAGGAGGAAGGCggtagctatccaaaagagatcGATAAGGCCAAACCATAGCCTTATCTAAAAGAAAACATATCTTCacgaagattaggtctgaaaaaggatacgcatctccatgattgcatggatccggccgcaagtcatgggctgggccttaaaaccctaatgactcctataaatacccgaagagcttcacaAGCTAGGGGTGCCGAAATTCCGTCCTGTTGTGCATCGTTTTGAGAGATATAGCTAACCCAGGCTGTGGGCAATTTCTTAGTACTTTACTGttttatgttttgcacggcactttcggccgtaggtactttcattttcatttaagtcatttcaattccagttatgttttcctttacatCTTCtgtttgtgttatttactttatgtctggctaagtttatattctgatttgggtaagatgatctaagcatgaatgaataaacttgagaggtctaatttgaacataacaactatatgaacatattcccgatacactaggtttgattccaataagaCTTGaataacttggttaattaattgatcactagttaactagggagttttggtcacaagtaataatttgggtaaaaggcgagttgccatcgacctccaaaatagtacaactggtgttggagccgtgactgctgtgaaatatcggcgtaagagtcaagtgggtctatctagttcttaaagcattctgggcaaagcacaactagcgataggccatcgcagagagcgtggatgttgtccggggtagttgatttccattagctgacccttctaaggaatcataaactgaaaggatagattgggcagaggtttgttgtgtgcgtgacaagtgacaataggggcacaacaattcttatgcctataaccactggtatgtgaatatagtgattaatctttgcaccaatgatcgagtgtaaATTCATGTTTAatgattcaaacccaagtcagaattattttgttatttgatttatctactttgttatttcagtttaagttggaaaccccgttctgcccaAAACCACGCTTTGGTCAGAACACCACGGAAAACAAAACcttttttagtgacacccttgcaggagaagttactgctcagttccttgtggattcgactctggacttaccactagctagtctagttgtgggcacaggattaattatttgcacgaagctcaaacgacagctccgtcaaattggcgccgttgccggggaactgagagcgctagtaatttcttttgtgatttttgtgtgagttttgccttcACGTTTGTGTATGCGTCGTACCAGGAGTGCAGGTAACGAAGATCTTTTGTTCCACGAGGATATCGAAAGAATTGCTCGAGAGAACAACGCTGCTAGACGCAGGGCAGAACAAGAGGCACAAGCCAGAGAGAGACAATTAGAagcagagagacagagagaagCAGAGAGAGATGGCGGAAAATCCAGAAGGGCAGAATGATAACGCCAACAAAACGCTTCGAGACATGATGTTTCCAAGCAACCTGAACCTCCGGCCCTCAGCCATAGTACTGCCGgagatcactggaaattgggagCTGAAGCATACTCTTATCCAGATCCTACCCAaatacagtgatatgcccggagagGATCCTCAAAGGCATTTACAAGATT
It contains:
- the LOC130994223 gene encoding uncharacterized protein LOC130994223, whose translation is MGESVSAVIQRKLPTKRKDPGMLTIPCNIGGTNIDKAMMDLGASINVMSLAIYKRLNIGAMRNTGVVIQLADRSNAYPEGVVEDVLIKVGDLIFLADFYVLDTGPETGENAILLERPFMMTTGTKIDMKTGILNM